A single window of Jiangella alkaliphila DNA harbors:
- a CDS encoding VOC family protein — MKLEFLFVPTSDLKASLALYRDDLGFDEAWREGDATVALTLPGTGVQLMLDSHDADAPVGPLFVVDSVQAFHAAKPDSLGVLEEPNEIPGGFMATYQDPGGAVIYVMDQVNDPATT, encoded by the coding sequence ATGAAGCTCGAGTTCCTGTTCGTCCCGACGTCCGACCTCAAGGCCTCGCTCGCGCTCTACCGCGACGACCTCGGCTTCGACGAGGCCTGGCGCGAGGGCGACGCCACCGTCGCACTCACCCTGCCCGGCACCGGCGTCCAGCTGATGCTCGACTCCCACGACGCCGACGCGCCGGTCGGCCCGCTGTTCGTCGTCGACAGCGTCCAGGCGTTCCACGCCGCCAAGCCCGACTCGCTCGGCGTCCTCGAGGAGCCCAACGAGATCCCCGGCGGCTTCATGGCCACCTACCAGGACCCGGGCGGCGCCGTCATCTACGTCATGGACCAGGTGAACGACCCCGCCACGACGTGA
- a CDS encoding TetR/AcrR family transcriptional regulator, which yields MHEWVPVSTSAKGRLVRAAVEAFGARPFGTVTVGELAAAADVTTGALYHHFGSKRRLYAVVHEDVERRLLDRMEGAIGAAGLAAGLLTGFDFAVGAGFPQLLGAAPAGGEPDRLAELLSAYTARVSPVLGWVLAAAWRAAVLAAGVDPGAARAALRALSVRYP from the coding sequence ATGCACGAGTGGGTTCCGGTGTCGACGTCGGCGAAGGGCCGGCTCGTGCGCGCGGCGGTCGAGGCGTTCGGCGCGCGTCCGTTCGGCACGGTGACGGTGGGGGAGCTGGCGGCCGCGGCGGACGTCACGACGGGCGCGCTCTACCACCACTTCGGCAGCAAGCGTCGGCTCTACGCCGTCGTGCACGAGGATGTCGAGCGGCGGCTGCTCGACCGGATGGAGGGCGCGATCGGGGCCGCCGGCCTCGCGGCGGGCCTGCTGACCGGCTTCGACTTCGCCGTCGGGGCGGGCTTCCCGCAGCTGCTGGGCGCGGCACCCGCCGGAGGGGAGCCGGACCGGCTGGCCGAGCTGCTCAGCGCCTATACGGCCCGCGTCTCGCCGGTGCTGGGCTGGGTGCTCGCGGCGGCGTGGCGAGCCGCGGTGCTGGCTGCCGGCGTCGATCCGGGCGCGGCCCGGGCGGCGCTCAGGGCACTGTCGGTGCGGTACCCGTGA
- a CDS encoding rhodanese-like domain-containing protein — MSPRVETLLDTARSRLVRLTPEQAAHAVTYERALLVDTRPAADRERYGTIPGALVVDRNVLEWRLDPTSPHRLEQADDPRRTVIVFCNEGYASSLAAVSLRDLGLVNATDLIGGFHAWAAAGLPVTGTAPTVP, encoded by the coding sequence ATGAGCCCGCGCGTCGAGACGCTGCTGGACACGGCCCGGTCGCGGCTGGTCCGGCTCACCCCTGAGCAGGCCGCGCACGCCGTCACCTACGAGCGCGCCCTGCTGGTCGACACCCGCCCGGCCGCCGACCGCGAGCGCTACGGCACCATCCCCGGCGCGCTGGTCGTGGACCGCAACGTGCTCGAGTGGCGGCTGGACCCGACCAGCCCGCACCGCCTCGAGCAGGCCGACGACCCGCGACGCACCGTGATCGTGTTCTGCAACGAGGGCTACGCCTCCAGCCTCGCCGCCGTGTCGCTGCGCGACCTCGGGCTGGTCAACGCGACCGACCTGATCGGCGGCTTCCACGCGTGGGCCGCCGCGGGCCTGCCGGTCACGGGTACCGCACCGACAGTGCCCTGA
- a CDS encoding cysteine dioxygenase, with amino-acid sequence MTIALPRPARLDGPTPVSLHDLVELTSTVAAEVRDGRHPVQFDSDERWSVRLSSDPYTDVWLISWTQEQSTELHDHAGSLGALTVVSGTVTERFWRPAAAGLSERRLRDGRGVGFPVGHVHDVVNTDPAPAVTVHAYSPPLTAMGYYEVDGAGALRRVRTVLTDEPEPAR; translated from the coding sequence ATGACCATCGCCCTGCCTCGTCCCGCCCGCCTCGACGGGCCGACGCCTGTCTCGCTGCACGACCTCGTCGAGCTGACCAGCACCGTCGCCGCCGAAGTGCGGGACGGCCGGCACCCCGTCCAGTTCGACTCGGACGAGCGCTGGTCGGTGCGGCTGTCCAGCGACCCCTACACCGACGTCTGGCTGATCAGCTGGACGCAGGAGCAGTCCACCGAGCTGCACGATCACGCCGGCTCGCTCGGCGCCCTGACCGTGGTGTCCGGCACCGTCACCGAGCGGTTCTGGCGGCCGGCGGCGGCCGGGCTGAGCGAGCGGCGGCTGCGCGACGGCCGCGGCGTCGGGTTCCCGGTCGGCCACGTGCACGACGTCGTCAACACCGACCCGGCGCCCGCCGTGACAGTGCACGCGTACTCGCCGCCGCTGACCGCGATGGGCTACTACGAGGTCGACGGCGCCGGCGCGCTGCGGCGCGTGCGGACCGTCCTCACCGACGAGCCGGAGCCGGCCCGATGA
- a CDS encoding carbohydrate ABC transporter permease yields MTTAAVAVTGQRRRSAGLLTVLTWIIGIVFFFPVLWMVITAFKREADAYTDPPSLFFTPTLEQFRALFDAGAWPYFLNSLFATTMSTLLVLALAVPAAYALAIRPVKKTQDVLFFFISTKMLPVVAVIVPIYVIAGQIGALDNVWTLVVLYTAMNLPIAVWMMRSFLQEIPAEVLEAAAMDGASLRQTMLKVLLPMVAPGLAATALICVIFAWNEFFFSVNLTASQAATVPLFLVGFMTSEGLYWAQLAAAATLASLPVVLAGWVAQKQLVRGLSMGAIK; encoded by the coding sequence ATGACCACCGCCGCCGTCGCCGTCACCGGCCAGCGCCGCCGGTCCGCCGGCCTGCTGACCGTGCTCACCTGGATCATCGGGATCGTCTTCTTCTTCCCGGTGCTCTGGATGGTGATCACCGCCTTCAAGCGCGAGGCCGACGCCTACACCGACCCGCCGAGCCTGTTCTTCACCCCGACGCTGGAGCAGTTCCGGGCGCTGTTCGACGCCGGCGCCTGGCCGTACTTCCTCAACTCGCTGTTCGCGACGACGATGTCGACGCTGCTCGTGCTGGCGCTCGCGGTGCCGGCGGCGTACGCGCTGGCGATCCGGCCGGTGAAGAAGACGCAGGACGTGCTGTTCTTCTTCATCTCGACGAAGATGCTGCCGGTCGTCGCCGTGATCGTGCCGATCTACGTGATCGCCGGGCAGATCGGCGCACTGGACAACGTCTGGACACTGGTCGTCCTGTACACGGCGATGAACCTGCCGATCGCGGTCTGGATGATGCGCTCGTTCCTGCAGGAGATCCCGGCCGAGGTGCTCGAGGCGGCCGCGATGGACGGCGCCTCGCTGCGCCAGACGATGCTGAAGGTGCTGCTGCCGATGGTCGCGCCCGGCCTCGCGGCGACGGCGCTGATCTGCGTGATCTTCGCGTGGAACGAGTTCTTCTTCTCCGTCAACCTCACCGCCTCGCAGGCCGCGACAGTGCCGCTGTTCCTGGTCGGCTTCATGACCAGCGAGGGCCTCTACTGGGCCCAGCTGGCCGCCGCCGCGACGCTGGCCTCGCTGCCGGTCGTCCTGGCCGGCTGGGTGGCACAGAAGCAGCTCGTCCGCGGGTTGTCGATGGGGGCGATCAAGTAG
- a CDS encoding carbohydrate ABC transporter permease has translation MLPALVFAILVTQIPFLVTLWYSLNSWNLVRPGSERFVGLSNYADVFADRVFREAAVNTIVITAGCVIVAMLLGIALALLLDRRFVGRSVVRTLVITPFLIMPVASALLWGTMMFDPVFGIVNFVLSPFGLGDYDWTSSAPLVSVITALVWQWTPFMTLLVLAGLQSQGRDVLEAAQVDGAGAVRTFRSITLPHLRRYIELGVLLGAIYVVNTFDQIYIMTQGGPGTASSNLPFYIYQRAFLGFDVGQAAAMGVVVVIGTIVVATLALRLLFRSFVQEDR, from the coding sequence CTGCTGCCCGCGCTGGTCTTCGCGATCCTCGTGACGCAGATCCCGTTCCTCGTCACGCTCTGGTACTCGCTGAACTCGTGGAACCTGGTCCGCCCGGGGTCGGAACGGTTCGTCGGGCTGTCCAACTACGCCGACGTCTTCGCCGACCGGGTGTTCCGCGAGGCCGCCGTCAACACGATCGTGATCACCGCCGGCTGCGTGATCGTCGCGATGCTGCTGGGCATCGCGCTGGCGCTGCTGCTGGATCGGCGGTTCGTCGGCCGGTCGGTGGTGCGGACGCTGGTCATCACGCCGTTCCTCATCATGCCGGTGGCCAGCGCGCTGCTCTGGGGCACGATGATGTTCGACCCGGTGTTCGGCATCGTGAACTTCGTGCTCTCGCCGTTCGGCCTGGGCGACTACGACTGGACCAGCTCCGCGCCGCTGGTCTCCGTCATCACCGCGCTGGTCTGGCAGTGGACGCCGTTCATGACGCTGCTCGTGCTGGCGGGGCTGCAGAGCCAGGGCCGCGACGTGCTGGAGGCCGCGCAGGTCGACGGCGCCGGCGCCGTCCGGACGTTCCGCTCGATCACCCTGCCGCACCTGCGCCGTTACATCGAGCTGGGCGTCCTGCTGGGCGCGATCTACGTGGTCAACACGTTCGACCAGATCTACATCATGACCCAGGGCGGTCCCGGGACCGCCAGCTCGAACCTGCCCTTCTACATCTACCAGCGTGCGTTCCTCGGCTTCGACGTCGGCCAGGCCGCGGCCATGGGCGTGGTCGTCGTCATCGGCACCATCGTCGTCGCGACGCTCGCGCTGCGGCTGCTGTTCCGCTCGTTCGTCCAGGAGGACCGATGA
- a CDS encoding ABC transporter substrate-binding protein — MRRRTAARLAAAAGSVAALTACAGAGALTSGSDSGTTIVVAVVSNPQMTDAIALADDFREAHPGVDVDFVSLPENESRAKITASVATGGGEFDVIMVSNYETAMWAENGWLVDLQPYADATDDYDTDDFIAPVRESLSYEGDMYSVPFYGESSFLVYRQDLFDEAGLTMPERPTWPEVRDLAAEIEEANPGMTGICLRGLAGWGENLAPLNTVINTFGGQWFDEDWNARLDSPEVREAVEFYVDLVREHGQAGAATSGFADCATRYGQGQAAMWYDATSMVNVVESPDDSVTAGSNGYAPAPVVETDASGWLYTWSLGIPSSSDHPDEAWDFIAWMTDKQYPHLVADELGWERVPPGSRNSTYEIPEYAEVAAAFAEPTLSSMEVADQEHTMTAPVPYDGIQFLAIPEFQDLGTRVGQQISAAIAGQISIDEALDQAQRYAETVGESYQEEDGS, encoded by the coding sequence ATGAGGCGCCGGACCGCTGCCCGCCTCGCCGCCGCGGCCGGCTCGGTGGCCGCGCTGACCGCCTGCGCCGGGGCCGGCGCGCTGACGTCCGGCTCCGACTCGGGCACGACGATCGTCGTCGCCGTGGTCTCGAACCCGCAGATGACGGATGCGATCGCGCTGGCTGACGACTTCCGCGAGGCGCACCCCGGCGTCGACGTCGACTTCGTGTCGCTGCCGGAGAACGAGTCGCGGGCGAAGATCACCGCGTCCGTCGCCACCGGCGGCGGCGAGTTCGACGTCATCATGGTCAGCAACTACGAGACCGCCATGTGGGCCGAGAACGGCTGGCTGGTCGACCTGCAGCCCTACGCCGACGCCACGGACGACTACGACACCGACGACTTCATCGCGCCGGTCCGCGAGTCGCTGTCGTACGAGGGCGACATGTACTCCGTCCCGTTCTACGGCGAGTCGTCGTTCCTGGTGTACCGGCAGGACCTGTTCGACGAGGCCGGCCTCACCATGCCGGAGCGGCCGACCTGGCCCGAGGTGCGCGACCTGGCCGCCGAGATCGAGGAGGCCAACCCGGGCATGACCGGCATCTGCCTGCGCGGGCTGGCCGGCTGGGGCGAGAACCTGGCCCCGCTGAACACCGTCATCAACACCTTCGGCGGCCAGTGGTTCGACGAGGACTGGAACGCCCGGCTCGACTCCCCCGAGGTGCGCGAGGCGGTCGAGTTCTACGTCGACCTCGTCCGCGAGCACGGCCAGGCCGGCGCCGCCACCAGCGGCTTCGCCGACTGCGCGACGCGGTACGGCCAGGGCCAGGCGGCCATGTGGTACGACGCGACGTCGATGGTGAACGTGGTCGAGAGCCCGGACGACTCCGTCACCGCCGGCAGCAACGGCTACGCTCCGGCGCCCGTCGTCGAGACCGACGCCAGCGGCTGGCTGTACACCTGGTCACTCGGCATCCCGTCGTCGTCGGACCACCCGGACGAGGCGTGGGACTTCATCGCCTGGATGACCGACAAGCAGTACCCGCACCTCGTCGCCGACGAGCTCGGCTGGGAGCGGGTGCCGCCGGGCAGCCGCAACTCCACCTATGAGATCCCCGAGTACGCCGAGGTCGCGGCCGCGTTCGCCGAGCCGACGCTGTCGTCGATGGAGGTCGCCGACCAGGAGCACACGATGACCGCGCCGGTCCCCTACGACGGCATCCAGTTCCTCGCCATCCCGGAGTTCCAGGACCTCGGCACCCGCGTCGGCCAGCAGATCTCCGCCGCCATCGCCGGGCAGATCAGCATCGACGAGGCCCTCGACCAGGCGCAGCGCTACGCCGAGACCGTCGGCGAGTCCTACCAAGAGGAGGACGGATCGTGA
- a CDS encoding zinc-dependent alcohol dehydrogenase family protein, producing the protein MRAVVIEKPGEITVRDVPDPTPAPGGVVVAVGACGLCGTDLHIAAGEFPPSPYPLVPGHEFAGVVAEVGPGVTTGLAVGDRVAVDPSLFCGYCRQCRRGRGNLCENWGAIGDTVDGAFAEYVAVPAASCYRLPDELTFAQGALIEPVSCAVHGLRRLGAEPGERVLVLGAGTMGLIMTQLLAAAGARVSVVDLAAGKLPLAAELGAAEVATSVPELPTQRFDAAVDVTGAVPALEAAFGALDRGGRLQVFGVAHADARLALSPFRIYNDEITVVGSMAVLHSFGDAVGLVASGQVRTDPLVSHTVGLDEFPAVLDLVRSGGTVKAQVAP; encoded by the coding sequence ATGCGCGCCGTCGTCATCGAGAAGCCGGGCGAGATCACCGTCCGCGACGTCCCCGACCCGACGCCCGCACCCGGCGGCGTGGTGGTCGCGGTGGGCGCGTGCGGCTTGTGCGGCACCGACCTGCACATCGCGGCGGGCGAGTTCCCGCCCAGCCCCTATCCCCTGGTCCCGGGGCACGAGTTCGCCGGCGTCGTCGCCGAGGTCGGCCCCGGCGTGACGACCGGCCTCGCGGTCGGCGACCGCGTCGCCGTCGACCCGTCGCTGTTCTGCGGCTACTGCCGCCAGTGCCGCCGCGGCCGCGGGAACCTGTGCGAGAACTGGGGCGCCATCGGCGACACCGTCGACGGCGCGTTCGCCGAGTACGTCGCCGTCCCGGCCGCGTCCTGCTACCGGCTGCCGGACGAGCTGACGTTCGCGCAGGGCGCGCTGATCGAGCCGGTGTCCTGCGCGGTGCACGGCCTGCGGCGGCTCGGCGCGGAGCCCGGAGAGCGAGTGCTCGTCCTCGGCGCCGGCACGATGGGCCTGATCATGACCCAGCTGCTGGCCGCGGCCGGCGCCCGAGTCAGCGTCGTCGACCTCGCCGCCGGCAAGCTGCCGCTGGCCGCCGAGCTGGGCGCGGCCGAGGTCGCGACGTCGGTGCCGGAGCTGCCGACCCAGCGCTTCGACGCCGCCGTCGACGTCACGGGCGCGGTGCCGGCACTCGAGGCGGCGTTCGGCGCGCTCGACCGCGGCGGCCGGCTGCAGGTGTTCGGCGTCGCTCACGCCGACGCGCGGCTCGCGCTGTCGCCGTTCCGCATCTACAACGACGAGATCACCGTCGTCGGCTCGATGGCGGTGCTGCACAGCTTCGGCGACGCCGTCGGGCTGGTCGCGTCCGGGCAGGTGCGCACCGACCCGCTGGTGTCGCACACCGTCGGGCTGGACGAGTTCCCGGCCGTGCTCGACCTGGTCCGGTCCGGCGGGACGGTCAAGGCGCAGGTGGCACCATGA